GGAGCATGTTTTGGCAGAAATTTCTAGTTCGGGCAGCGGATGGACTTCCGAAGCCACATGGCTGTGACATCCTTCCGTATCAAAAAGCGTGACCGGGCCGACCACCCACCGGCCCTCCAAAAGATTCCGCCAGCTCAACGATGCATTCTTTCCCAAGGGAGTTACTGCCCCCAGCCCGGTTACCACCACAGAAGCGCTTTCTACGCTCATTGCCAGGGCCTTTGATAAAGGAGACGCACACCTACCTTGCCCCCGGGGAAATAAAACGTGGGTTGGTACGAAAAACTCCGGGTGTGAGCGTCATAAATGAGACGTTTCGGATGGTCTGTGTAGTTCGGATCGTAAACCAGAAATTCCGTTTGGTTGGGATGGGAGGTTTTTCGCGAGGCGAAAACGACCACCGCATGGTTGATGTTGAGCGACGGAAAATTCGCTAGCCACGCTACAGAAGGGATGCCTTTTCGAGAAAAACTCCAAAGCTTTTGGTAGACTCGATGTTCCTCTCGGGGGCTGGGAGGAATAAGGAGAACGGCATTCCCCGGACGGAAGTAGATCGGCCATCCTAGGCCGAGATTTCTTCGAAAAACCTCCGGGCGCTGGGAACTGAGCTCCCATAGGGAACGAGCGCCAGGGAAGAGAACACGCTGGTGTGGTGGGAGAGGATCTTGCCATGCCTCCCGTTCGGTGACTTGGCGGATTCTCCGGGCAAGCTCAGAGTCCGAAAGAGGCTGTCCTTTAGGATCAAAGCGCGCAAACTTCCAGAATTGGATAGCTGCACGGCAAAGAACAAAGCAGCGACGCGAGTATCGTTTGTGACGATGCTTCGTATGGGACTTGTGCGTGGGCCGGCCCGCCTCGTAGTCCCACACCGTCTCGTTGGCAAACCCGAACCGGTCTTTGCTGAATTCGAAACCCCCTGCAACGGCGAAGCTTACGTTCCAGAGAATAGGCAAAAAGAAAAGGATCCGGAGGGAAAAACGATCGAGTTTCATTTCCAGACCGTGAGGGCGCGGAAAAGAAGGTGGCTATTTGCAGCCACCTTGACAAGCAGAGGCGTAAAAAGTGAGCGTCCTTGGGGCAAGACGGAACCGCCGGCCAGCATGTTTTTACAAATTTGGTATGGCCACTTCACCAAGCCAAGGATATGTCGTTTGAGTAGGAGGCTAGTGGGAGGAGAGCGGGTGTGGCGTGGCGCCTTTTTCTTTGGTGTTGGACGGCGATTAGCGCTTTATGGTGGGGGCTTTCCCTTCATTGTGCTCGCGCCGGTGCCCCCCGGAGGCCCCCGCGGAAGCGTAAGGGTAGCAAGACCTTATCCCTGTTCCGGCCGATTCCTAAGATCCGCTCCCCCCAGGAGTACGAGCGTCTCCGCGATGCCCTCTTTTCGCTTCTTTCGCAACTTGACTCAGGGTGCCAGCTCCTTTTGGGGATCCCCAGGGAAGACGCGTGTCTTTGGACCGACGCAATCCAATTGCTTGAGGCGTCCGAATGCGGGGCGTCTTTTCAGATTCTTTTTGAACCGGACCCTTTCCCTTATCGCAACCCCAAAATTCTCTGGCAGAGGTCGCTGGCCAAGTTTGCCAAAGGCGAGCTTTGGGTATGGACGGACGGGGATGTTTGCTTGCCTTCGCATTTTTTGCACGTGGTCCGGGAGGATTTCGAAGCATGCCGGAGGGGGTTTGTTACCTACCCGTACGTGATCCGAGGAGTCGACAACGCTCGGGACTTTTGGGAAGCCGCCTGGGTGAATGTGGAGCTCTTTCCAGGCGTTTGCCTTTTGGGCCGGATGGATCGGGTGTGGTTTGGTCTGGGAGCTGGAATGGTTTTTTTGGGGAAAAAGTGGGAACGGGCTTCCCTATGGGACAAGCTAGGGAAATCGCTTGCGGATGACTTCGTTCTTGCTCAAACTCTTAAGCCAGGTGCCTTGGGTTCGGTGGTATTGGAGACCTTTCCCCGTTCCCTGACCTTACGAGAAGCCCTTGCCCGTTATCTCCGTTGGAAAAAAACCGTCCGGTGGTGCTCCCCCGCGGGATTTGCGGGCCAGATCCTTATTTTGCCCATGATAGGCTGGACCGTCGCGCTTTTTCTTAACTGGCACGAACCCCAAAACTGGATGGGATGGCTCTGCGTTGTCGTTGGAGAGTCATTGTGGTTTCTTTCCATCTTTCGAGCCGTTCGAGCGCATTTACCGAAGCGTCTCTACCGCCTTTTACCCTTGTGGAGCTATCTTCGAACCTTTTCTTGGTTGTTGTGCTGGTTGCCTTGGCCGGTGGCGTGGGATCGGCAGTGGTGGCCGTGCCCGGTCGACAAGTCTTCCCTTCTAGATCAAAGGGTCTCCCTGAAGAGGAAAGGGACCGGTTAACGCTTTGCTGGAGGACGGGGACGGGAGCCCTCATTCGGGGAAAAATGGAGCAAAGGGCCCAAAGAGACCAGCTTTCTCGAGAAGCTCCGTCCATTCGGACGGGATCGGAGAAAGGATGTGGACCAAAGGCTTTTCCTTGCAGGTCAACTGGATCAAGCGAATCGCTTGGAGACAGCGAAGAAACGGAAGCACGTCCTGCTTAAGCCCTAGAGAGATCCATTCGGCCTGAAGACGCGCGGTTAGCCGAAGGGCGAGAAAAGCGATCCGCATCTGATTGCGCACTTGATCGGGCCGGGAGGGATCGGAGGTATCCACGTGAGGATCGTTAGCTAATTCGGAGAAGAGAGCCTGCAGGTGAATCAGCCGGTAATAGCGGGTGAGGACTTCTTCGGCAGAGGCCTGCGCTTGGGGTAGATCGGTCTCCAGAAGATACCAGCCATCCATGGTCTTTTCCTCCCGGACCCGCTCCTGGTCGAGCTTCCACGAGAAACGACCCTGGCGATCGATTCCAAGCCGGAAGTGTTTCTTCACTGGAAGACAACCGAGTTCCCGTGCGATCCGGTTCCTTGCGCTTGCGAGACTCTCTCCGTTTTTCCGGAA
The genomic region above belongs to Candidatus Methylacidithermus pantelleriae and contains:
- a CDS encoding glycosyltransferase, yielding MAWRLFLWCWTAISALWWGLSLHCARAGAPRRPPRKRKGSKTLSLFRPIPKIRSPQEYERLRDALFSLLSQLDSGCQLLLGIPREDACLWTDAIQLLEASECGASFQILFEPDPFPYRNPKILWQRSLAKFAKGELWVWTDGDVCLPSHFLHVVREDFEACRRGFVTYPYVIRGVDNARDFWEAAWVNVELFPGVCLLGRMDRVWFGLGAGMVFLGKKWERASLWDKLGKSLADDFVLAQTLKPGALGSVVLETFPRSLTLREALARYLRWKKTVRWCSPAGFAGQILILPMIGWTVALFLNWHEPQNWMGWLCVVVGESLWFLSIFRAVRAHLPKRLYRLLPLWSYLRTFSWLLCWLPWPVAWDRQWWPCPVDKSSLLDQRVSLKRKGTG